cccacacaGCACCTCAAAAATCTGACAACCCCCCTGTGTCGGACCTGCTCTAAACCACGTCCAGCCGGCTCCTGTCTCATGATCACACGGCGCTCCCAGCCGTACCCCTGGCAGTCCCGGGGCAGCCACCTAGGCCGACGACCCCCATCCAGGCGATCCCCAAGGCCACCACTGAGCAGCGGTGCCAGCGTCCTGGCCCCTGTGCGCCACCATCCCCCTGTCCTATTGCACTCGGAGGGTTTTACCGTCACGTAGAGAAGGGAGTCAGTGGAGAGCTCGTTCCTACGCGCTGGAGGCCCCTGGGGGACGTCTGTCGAGGAATTCACCGTGGGAAATCCGCCCCGGCTTGTGTTAGGGATTAACTGGCTTTGCTGGACTCGTCTCTGAGGCTGAAGGGATGATGCAGAATGAAACAGAAACAACCTGCGAAGGTTGAGTTTCTCCCTCACCCCGGGAGGGGTGTGTGCAAGCAGAGAGAAGGTGCAGGGCGGATGCAGTTCCTGTAAAAGGCCCCGACTGGCTGTGGGGCAGCAGCAAAGTGGGGACGCTGGGTTTTGGGTGTAATTCCCCTGCCTGCTGCAGCAGGACTGTCTGTTCCCCTCCGGGAGCCAGCCGGGCCGGAGCTAGACAGCCGGACATAGAGGGAcacgcagccagggctggcctcACTTTACTGATCGAGACACAGAACTGAAACCAGCAAGAAGCTGCGAGTTTTCCCCAGGGGCCAGGAAGTGTTGAAACGTTTAAAGGGACATGATCTCACGTTCCTTCTCCAGCCTGTATTAAAAACCTTCCCACACCCACGTGCGTTATCGCTGACTTCTAACACAAACCAGGACATAACCCCGCTAAAAGTTGCATGTGGACTACAGCAGAGTCGTCAATGGCCGGGGATTATTCGGCCCTGGAAAAGCGACCTGCCAGCGAAACAATTCATAAAGTCTGGGTTTCTGCTCTAGGGCGATGACGTggggctggaggtgtggccgTGTCCTGGCTGCCAGGAGCAGTCGTGGGGAGGAATCGGCCATGTCTAGTGTGGAACTGGCTGGAGCTGGTACCAAAGTTTCCTTCACCAAATTGTCAACGTTAGGATTGTAACTGAAGGAGGTTGGATCAGAGGAACAGAAAGTCCCAGGCTGCAGTCGGGGGGAGACAAGTTGGGCCGGGATCATGCTGTATCAgcacttccccttccccacaaggTCTTGTCCGTCCCGGCTCGGCCTGACTCCGGGCTGTGGCCTTCATCTGCACAACGCCAAAATGCCCTTCGCGACGAGCTTCCAGCCCCCGAGTGTGCGGTGATTTGGGAACGATCACTCGCATTCCCTGTACAATGGAACCGCCATTCATAAGCGCCAACGGGCAGccgagctccccccaccccacgtcCCACCTTCCatggatcagctgtttcgcggcaggCAAGAGGTTCAGGGAGGGATGGAGACGGGCCAGGACgggctgtgctcaggggggggggttggaaagaGGCGGGGCGAGGTTGGagcggggcgggaagaggcggggtgggggcagggacttgggagaagggagggagtgggggcgggaagaggcagggcggggatggagtggggtgggaagaggtggggtgggggcagggtcttgggagaaagggggagtgggggcgggaagaggcggggcggggatggagtggggtgggaagagatggggtggggcgggggtttggcagaaggggaggagtggaagcgggaagaggtggggcagggatggagcgGGGTTGGacgaggcagggtgggggcaggatcttgggagaaagggagagtgggggcgggaagaggcggggcggggatggagcggggtgggaagaggtgaggtggggcgGGCGTTTGgcagaaggggaggagtgggggcgggaagaggtggggcagggatggagtggGGTTGGACGAGGCGGGGTGGGAGCAGGGTCTTGGGtgaaggggaggagtgaggggcGGGGCCTGACGTGTGGGCGGGAGGTCGAGCACCCCCCCAGCTAGAGGGGAAGTCGGTGTCTATGCCGGGATTCAGACAATTCATGTCGATGTGACACAAATGTGGAAAGGGGATTGTTTTGATCTGACATGCGCCCTGTAGCACCACCCCGTTCACAAGAGAAATCACAGGGCCTCAGCAGTTTCCCTGTTGCTGTCTGTGCTAGGGAGGGGTAACCCAGCTGTCACACGACAGCCCCAGCGTTGCCGTGCTAAGTCCCTTTAGGGAATTGAATAGGATAGGAAGGCGCTGACAGTTACATGCCCATCGTGGCGTATGAGCAGCAGCTGATGATGGAATTCAGCAAAGCCCCATGTAAGGGGCGACAATGGGAAGAAAAGCCAAGTGCCCCAGTACAGCACGGGGGAGAACTGGCCGGGCAGCAGCGCtgctgggaaggagctgggagttgtggtggatcacaacctcgaCAGGAGTCAGCAACgcgacactgttgcaaaaaaagcacgTACAACATTAGGCACATACAGAGgtaggtgggggtgcagggaatgTGGGGGGTAGGAGACAGACTAAGGGGTACAGAGGAATATGGGGGCAGgggaatcatagactattagggttggaagggacctcaggaggtatctagtccaaccccctgctcaaagcaggaccaatccccaactaaataatcccagccagggctttgtcaagccgggccttaaaaacctctaaggaaggagattccaccacctccccaggtaacgcattccagtgcttcaccaccctcctagggaaatagtgtttcctaatacagtaactcctcacttaacgttgtagttctgttcctgaaaaatgcgactttaagcgaaactatgttaagtaaatccaatttccccataagaattaaaaggcagtattttatacacacacacacacacacacacagtgctgatgattgtgaagtttggttgaggtggaggagtcagagggtgggatatttcccttactgctaaatgatgaactagcaattggctgagccctcaagggttaactctctcccTCTACAAGGcggcaggaatggagggagagatgcgcatttcccctttaatgcACTGCCTTGTTCATCAGATCAGCTTGTTGAGACCGCAAAGCCCTggcgtgtgtcccccctgctctatagaagatggggtaagcggggtgcaggagcagtggggagggggacaccctgacattagcccccccctcttccttccctcccccctgcacagcaagcaggagtctcggggagcagctccaaggccgagggcaggagcagcacatggcaatggggggagggacagctgcaattgctagcctgctgggcagctgctgcacagggaacttaggggagcagggagctgataggggggagctgataggggggctgccggtccaccctggttccaagcccccaccagctagctccaccgggctgctcttcctgcaagcagtggacaaagcaggcggctgccaaacgacattagaagggagcattgcacaactttaaaggaGCCTGTTCCCTAATTgctcagcaacataacaacaaaacaacgttaacctgGACAACTTTAAGCGAGGAATTACTGTACTTTGTTACTCAGCGCAcagtaacctgtggaactccttgccaggggatgttgtgaaggccaaaattataactgggttcagaaaagaactagatcagttcctggaggataggtccatcaatggctattagccagcatgggcagggacacaacttcctgctctgggtgtccctaaaactctgtttgccagaggctgggaatgggcgacaggggctggatcactggatgattccctgttctgttcattccctctggggcacctggcattggccactgtcagaagacaggacactgggctagatggacccttggccTGACCCAGTCTAGCTGGTTTTAGGATCTTATACAATTTACCAACACTAGAGAAATGCAGACTGGACATAAGGTCGACGATTTTAACAGAACGAGGACTTGGGAGCTGCTTCCCAAAGGACGTGGTGGAAACTTCCGCTCTTGGTGTCTTTTCCTCGGGATTGGACGTCTCCGTCTGAGCGACGCGCTAGCTCGACCACCAGATCTGGGCTGGACactgggagggctgggggaggtttTGCGGCCTGTGCGATGGAGGACTGGGGGCTGGATGATCATTTATGGaccctgctggccttaaaatctgttgATCTAATTTGCTCAGACCAGGGATTCCTTTTCCACCAATTGCGTGATAGAGacgctctggggcagggggtctcaaactgggggttgggaccccccaaggggtcgcgaggttattacatggggggttgtgaggttattacatgggggtcgcgagctgtcggcctccaccccaaaccctgctttgcctccagcatttatagtggtgttaaatatataaaaagtgtttttaatttattaggggggtcacactcagagggttgctgtgtgaaagggctcCCCAGGacacaagtttgagaaccactgttctggggctggaggaggagaccCCACATGAGGTGGATTGCGGGGTCTAATTCCGGGTGCTGGCATTATGgactctcccccagccctcccgcTAGAGACTGATGGGAGATTGAGGCTGGGTCAGgggagcctcagggctgctctatgTTACGCCCAGGGCCAGTGGGGGCATCACCCTGCTGCACTCCAGCCCCTCCAGCGTTGCTCCCCtaacacagcccctgccccaagcccagACCCACTGGGCAGTGACTGACCCACCACCTCCAGGTACCGGAGATCCTGGTGTTTCTGGTCTCCAGAGGGCCACATCTCtccagacctgggctggggatccCCAGGCTGGAGCAGCGAGCTGCGAGTGTCGTCCGGGGTGGGTGGGCCGGACATTGCCCGGGCGTGAACGCTGAGCAGGGACAGGAGGAAAGTCCAGAGGATGTTTTATCTCCAGGTTCCTAGACGCGCGCCAGGACGGACTGAGAGGTGATGTGAAATGAAACTGaaagccctgggggaggggggggcacccctctctcccctccccccatagatGAAGATGAGACGTCTGTGTCTGGAAGTGACGCTCTAGCCCAACCCCCAGATGTGGCtggatgcagggctggctgggtgaggttctccttgtcacggagtgtgggggagtcagggccctgcacccccacttcctgcgattcaccgggactctcagccagccagtaaaatggaCGGTTTATTGGACGACAGGAACAGTcccaaacagagcttgtaggtacaaccaggacccctcagtcaagtccatctggggggcagggagcttagaacCCAGTCCTGGGgttgcctccgtttccccagccagctccaaactgaacccccctccagctgtccctcccagcctcccgccggctcctcctccagcctttgtccacaTTCCCGggcaaaaggtgtcacctggccccaacccccctcctgggttcaggttacatgctcaggtattgtccctcaagtgaagtcaccCCCGGATATCCCAGCACCAATGCAGACTGTCCCAGTAAAACTCCCCCGCaatccgccccactccctgcgcCGTCACACTCCTAGCAAGGagggctggagctgcagcagcctggAGAGGGCGCTAGACGCTGCGGGGTCCACACGGTCACCAAGCACTCAGGCCCCGGGTCCTCGGACCCACCCACGGGAggcaggtccaagccctgtcattttgcagtgtggatacaGCTCGAGCCACCGCCCTGGCTCAGGAGATCATAGAGGGAACTGACAGACACTCAGCCAGGGGTTCTCCTCACGTTATTGATCTAGATCAGGCGTCTGTGGCAGTACGTAGAAGGATGCGGCAGATTTGGGGAGGGGTAGAACTAGTCCTGGGGTATGAACTGGCGGGAGATTTTCAGGTGAGCACAGAGGGTGCCCTCTCTTCACGGCAGTCTGGGTTGATTTTCCAGTTGATTTGATCGTGTTACTTCAGGTTCTTTTCCTTTTAGATTCCTCAGCCTCAACCGAAGCCTTTGGTCCTTCTTTTGATAACACACAACATGCATCAATGGCCtgacattgaaatgcagccacctctggggcagggcagctgggaaCAGCCACACATAACGCTGCCTGGGGATGGCTCGCCTGgctctgagatgcagccacctctggggtggggcagatggAGAACATCCACACATAACACCTGACCCCATGAGTGCTGTGAACCCCGTCCATCCCCCTGGCCTCTGGGGCTATGTCTGATCTGTGCTGAGTCTTAAATCAGCTACCAGTGTCATTACATTATCCAGCCCCATATTCCCcctccatacacacccatccatcccgGTACACACctctccatccacccacccacccatcccccttcCATCGCTCCCAGCATCCCCCCCAGGATCTCCATACACATCCATCCatgcccccactcctccacccatCTCTGCATTCCTCCATCTGTCCCACCCCACACAcctgcatctatctatctatctatctatctatctatctatctatctatctatccccataaacGCCTATTCACCCATCCATATACACCCCTATTTATCTATCTAgttctgtgtaaactcgaaagcttctCTTCAACAAAAGCCATTACCtgccccaccttgtctctctaataaaagACAGGTCAAGCCAATTTTTGTCAGCCATGTTGCTGTGTTTGAAGGGAGACAGCCTATACAGATGAACTGGTTGCGTCAGCGTAATTACAGCCTCTTTCAAAACTGTTGTTCAAAATTGGGGAAAACCCCCTGAACCCAAATCACTTAAAACTTTCttacttaaaaaacaaagcattggttttttttatatatatatatatataagctttGGAAGCCAACAAGGGAGTGTTACAAATTTCCGTATTAAAAAGGGTGTTTCATTTGACcaaccatttttttctttgaaaaattccAGCCATCTTTGGGGGTTTCTGACACCAGAGCAGCCAGGCACAACGCAAGGAGGCGCAACCGTAACGACTGTATGAATTGCTCACAGGCAGCCGTGGGAAGCAATCACCGTTTTATCTAATTCGCTAGAGGGCTCAGATCAGCACTTGCCACTGTGTCTCTCCAACTCCAGGATGCCTTCGAAGGAAGCCAGGGGCAGGATGAAGTGAAGGGAAAATCTTACATAAGGATGCAGTAGGAATCTTCGTCTAGAGAAACACAAAGTCTCCAGTTACCGTCGGGACTACATTGGTGACCACAAAGAAGATGCTGCGTGAAAACTTTCGAATGGAAACAAACCGTTTTCAGTTCCTACCAGATGGTTCCCCTGTCCTGTGATGGGCCAAACGTATTTGCAATGCAGTTTTTTACATTCAGTTTGTTTCATTGAAAAAGCTTCCATTTCAGTTAAAATAATGGGGGTCTGAGCAGTGCCTGGCATGAtgaggggccctgatctcggtcggggtctgggcagcgcccagcaccatggggggccctgatctcggtctgtCTGTCCGAGACTTTTCGAATGTGAGTGAGGGGCTGCGTGGAGGAGGCAgtggtggagaaggaggaggaggacactCGCTAATGATTTTAAAGAGGtatcattgaatttcatttgtcaCGGCACTTTTTTATCACAGTCACGGGGCTCGAGGCAAATAGCAGATGGTGGCTTCACACCCGGGACATTTATTCTTAGAAGCCCCGGCCAGATGGGACCCTTGTGACcttctagtctgaccccctgcaccaCATGGGCCGGAGAaggccccaaaacaattcctagagccgatcggttagaaaaacatcccagctGGATtgaaaaatggccagtgatggagactccaccgtgCCCCTCAGGAAACTGCCCCAATGACTCTCGCCGTTAGAAACTGACCCCTTATTCCCAGGCGGAATTGGTCTGGCTTCAACTTGCAGCCATTGGATCAGGCTCGACCTCCCGGTGCTGGACTGACGGGCCCCTTATTGAATATTTCTATTCCCTTCTAGCCTGGGATCGAGTCAGCCTTGAAACCTTCTCTGTGTCTAACCCTTGAATCAGCCCCTTGGCTCTTCTCGGACCCCCTCCCCGATCGGTCCAGCTCCTTTGGCTTCTACTGCATTTCCCGCGGCTGCTCTGTGATTTGTGATTTGAAAAAACGCCGGGGCATATCGGCAGCCCCAGTTATAACCTTCCCCCCAGTGAGCAGCTCCGAGATCTGCTGGGCGTTGCTGGCCAAACGCAGGGTGAACTCAGGGGCGGgatcacttaggccttggctacacttgtgagttacagcgcaataaagctgCCCCGGGCGCTCCCCATGCACACTGACAAGGCATGtcgagcgctctgactccgcagctagaACGCTGCTGGtatccacctcggcgagtggagtAACGTTTGCTgcacccccgctggagcgccgcgGGGCCAGTgggaatgaggtgttgcattactgcgctctgatcggcctccggaaacatcccataatccccttaagtcaagtggccacacTTTTCTAACAGttgcaggaatgcggaaatgccctttcaaagctccgtttcggaGAAGTCGGCTGCTTATCAGCTCcgagaaaagcaaacatttactgtttgctttgagtgagtgagacagaggcggggggaggggggtctgaacttacaagacagcctgctgacacactctcagcccccccaaaacccactctctccccccacttacacacaacacactccctgtcacaccccacccccccatttgaaaagcacgttgcagtcacttgcatgctgggatagctgcccataatgcaccgctcccaatgccactgcaagtgccgcaaaggTGGCCAGgccagtgcgctggcagctgtcagtgtggccggactgcagcgctttccctcctgcgctctccgaaggcgggtttaactcacagcgcttgACATCTGCacgtgtagccaagcccttaccGACAGCGGCTTCGCTGTCAGCTGAGGAGGCATGTCACTCCCACACTATTGCTACACCTGCTGTTACTGCGACTGGAACTGGAAAAGCCAGCGGTGCCCTAGGGGCTGCTACTAATGCTGAAAATAGTCCTCCTACAGCTCCGGCTCCTATCAGTGTAACACCTTCTCCTACCTGGCTTCTGGTTCTCTACTCCACCTTTTGGTTTTCTTCTCAGTCCATGAGAGGTCACTTGCAGGGCTGCAATAAATAAGAAGATTTTCATGAGGCCACACCGCAGAGGGGCAATTGTCAAGGCTTTGACACGAAGCGGAACGGGACCTGGTTCTCATTGCTTGGTCTCTCTGTTCAGCTCAACACCTGGAGCTGCAGGCGTCTCTCGCTCTCCAGCCggtttctaaccctttaatcatcctcagggctcttctctgccccccctttccctccccgaTCGATCGATGTCCTCCTTGAACGGTGGCCACCAGAACGGGACACAGGATCCCCGCAGCAGCCGCACCAAGGGCCAAATCCAGACAGAAAATAACGTCTCCagtcaaagggcttgtctacacgacgcagcttttagcgacaaggctgtggcGACACAAAGTCAGCGTGTGCCAACTCTCTCGGTCGCTTTCTTGTGGGcgcttttgctgacaaaatacttccagggTTGTAGTGCTCTGAACATCTTCTTTTGCCTCCGAGCACAGCCCGGGGGAGGCGAACAGCGGACGGCCTACAACACTTACCAagttctggaacttccccaaaggTGCGGCTTCCTCGAGAAGCCGCCCAAGGTATCTCCGGCTGGGTAACAGCCACACTGCAACGCTGCACAGGGAATGGGAGGGCTCGCTCAGCActgagctgcagccacctctggaggggCGGGaagctggggaacagctgcacaTAACGCCACATGGGCATGGCTCACCCAGCGCTgatatgcagccacctctggggtgtggCAGCTGGAGAACAGCCACACAGCAACACCATACAaaagctctgaccactagaccccactcccctcccagagctggggatagaacccacgagtcataagaacggccagattgggtcagaccaaaggtctgtctagcccaggaTCTGTctgccgacaatggccaatgctggtgccccagagggactgaacagacaGGGCGATTATCGAGTGATGCATCCTATCATTCAGCCCAAGCATCTGGCAgccagagatttagggacacccagagcatgggttgtGTCGCTACtgatcctggctaacagccatcgatggacctgtcTCCCAGgcacgtatctagttcttttctgaacccaggaACCTTTCCCATCCCTCTTTCAAATCcaacacccccctcctccctcctgttcTCCTCCTTGGCTGCATTTACCTTGTAATTCTCCCTGGAGTTCTTTAGCAAGGTCCCTTCTCCCTATTTTTTCCAGCACCGTCGCAGTTGCCCTCAGTGCGTAAGTCCGGCCGAATTTGCCTATCAAATCCTCGACAAGGTTTTCTAGGCTGGCGTCCCTCTGGAATGTATTGGGTGCATCAAGGAAAGCATCTCCTTCCGCCACAAGCTCCTTCATGGGTGTCTTGCACAGAACATCTTTGAACTTTTCAAATTGATCTTTTCTCAGTGTCTCGAAGCTGGCAGTAAGGACCTGTCGGACAACAGCCCCCTTCACATTTGAAATGCTATTGGTCATTCTGGGGAGAAAGAGGACAGAGGGGAAAAGAAACTGAGACCTTTGGTGTCCGTCATGACTTTACTGACATAAAATACAACGTTCTGCGCTGGAACATATTCAAAGAGGACTTTCCAACTGTCCTTTCTTAACAGCAGCTGCCCAGGTTTCCCACTCCTAACTTTATCTGTGAGGCCAAAGACAGCCACGCCCAGCCCTCCGATTTGTGAGGAGCTGAATAGAAACCAAACTGGGTTTCTGGCAGGCAAAAATGAGGGCTCTGTAAGTGTGTCAGTTTCCTGGAAAGGTTCGTAAGACACAGATTGTGGAGCCCTTCCCGCCGTATTTCACCCGAGGAGATTTACGGGCAGCAGGTTTCAGACAGATAAGAGGAAACACGTCTTCACGTGAGGCACAGTCATCCCGGGAATGTTGCAAATGCCAAAAATAGATCTGGGCTCAAAGATGAAGACGTCTGACCTGATGCCTTTGTGATCCTGACCCACCTGTACGGCTTTCATTTCTCCACGTATTATCCTGATTGCCAAGACCTTGGTCCTGCTGTAACTTTAACCCAACAGTCATCTTCTGTCAATGATTTAATGCTTACGATGCCCCACAAATGTACCCAGTGAGGCGGAGACACACAAGACAAGTATCTAGTCACATGGCGCTGACAAGCTCAATGAGACAAACAAAACCAGGCGGCGTTACCGACCAGCCGGTGAGGGATACCGCCAGCATGGGAGAGGGGTGTCGGGAAAGAAGTGGGTGTTAAGAAGGGACTGGAAGGAAAAAGAGGCAACTTAGCTCAGAAGACGGCCTGGGAGTAAGCGTGACACTGAAGAGACAAAGAAGCCGTTGGGAGGGAGCAGCATAGAGATAAAACTTCCTCTGGTTTAAatgtggacacttattttggCTTGAAGGCAGCTGCCTCGGTTTAATTTAAGTCGAGGGAAAGGGGGAGATTTTACTTTCTTCTGAAAATGGCCACTGGTCCTGAAAATGGTCAGAGACTGGATAAGACGGACGCCTGGTCTGGCCCTTCCTGTAATACCCCTTGAGTCACAGCTCAGCTCAGCGGAGACGCCTCGACTTCCGTTTTCAAAGCATGGCGGGTTACGGCGTTCCTGAGCAGGGGCCTCAGACCTGAGCAGAGAGGCCACCTCGTAGCCACAAta
The DNA window shown above is from Malaclemys terrapin pileata isolate rMalTer1 chromosome 20 unlocalized genomic scaffold, rMalTer1.hap1 SUPER_20_unloc_1, whole genome shotgun sequence and carries:
- the LOC128829415 gene encoding uncharacterized protein LOC128829415 isoform X1, yielding MSVNVKVTLREILSDLSEENFRAFKWYLVNGVDDKTISCRYLELADREKTIDEILSHFGSSDALEKTREILEAVPRRDLADKLRKKVPVAKQAQERKKETLKEPTEKTLKKTTAEEHRKETMTNSISNVKGAVVRQVLTASFETLRKDQFEKFKDVLCKTPMKELVAEGDAFLDAPNTFQRDASLENLVEDLIGKFGRTYALRATATVLEKIGRRDLAKELQGELQALQVTSHGLRRKPKGGVENQKPDEDSYCILM
- the LOC128829415 gene encoding uncharacterized protein LOC128829415 isoform X2, producing the protein MSVNVKVTLREILSDLSEENFRAFKWYLVNGVDDKTISCRYLELADREKTIDEILSHFGSSDALEKTREILEAVPRRDLADKLRKKVPAKQAQERKKETLKEPTEKTLKKTTAEEHRKETMTNSISNVKGAVVRQVLTASFETLRKDQFEKFKDVLCKTPMKELVAEGDAFLDAPNTFQRDASLENLVEDLIGKFGRTYALRATATVLEKIGRRDLAKELQGELQALQVTSHGLRRKPKGGVENQKPDEDSYCILM